Proteins encoded within one genomic window of Streptomyces profundus:
- the eboE gene encoding metabolite traffic protein EboE, translated as MRFRHPSGELVHLAYCTNVHPAETLDGVVAQLSAHCAPVRRRLGRERLGIGLWLAADVVAALSDDLPARRTLADALRREGLEVVTLNGFPYRGFGGAKVKYRVYQPDWTTDQRREHTRQLATLLAWLLPDDIADGTISTLPLAWRTPYDATDAARAMSQLNRLAGELDELAERTGRSVRLALEPEPGCVVETTAQAARVLTGPDAPPAHRVGVCLDTCHLATAFEDPDEALDRLTGQRVPVVKAQLSAALHAEHPERPEVRAALAEFVEDRFLHQTRERGADGTVDARDDLDEALAGVHPLPAAGPWRVHHHIPLHATPAEPLATTLPVLERTLARLVGGDRPLTHHLEVETYTWQVLPPALRPTDADQLADGIAAELALARDMLTALGLTELP; from the coding sequence GTGCGCTTCCGCCACCCCAGCGGCGAACTGGTCCACCTCGCCTACTGCACCAACGTGCACCCCGCCGAGACGCTCGACGGGGTCGTCGCCCAACTCTCCGCGCACTGCGCCCCGGTGCGCCGCCGGCTCGGCCGCGAACGCCTCGGCATCGGCCTGTGGCTGGCCGCCGACGTGGTCGCCGCGCTCAGCGACGACCTGCCGGCCCGCCGCACCCTCGCCGACGCCCTCCGCCGCGAGGGCCTTGAGGTTGTCACCCTCAACGGCTTCCCCTACCGGGGCTTCGGCGGCGCCAAGGTCAAGTACCGCGTCTACCAGCCGGACTGGACCACCGACCAGCGCCGCGAACACACCCGCCAACTGGCCACCCTGCTCGCCTGGCTGCTCCCCGACGACATCGCCGACGGCACCATCTCCACCCTGCCGCTGGCCTGGCGCACCCCCTACGACGCCACCGACGCCGCCCGCGCCATGAGCCAACTCAACCGGCTGGCCGGGGAGTTGGACGAGCTGGCCGAGCGCACCGGGCGCTCCGTGCGGCTCGCTCTTGAGCCCGAGCCCGGCTGCGTCGTCGAGACCACCGCGCAGGCGGCCCGCGTCCTCACCGGCCCCGACGCGCCCCCCGCGCACCGGGTCGGCGTCTGCCTCGACACCTGCCATCTGGCCACCGCCTTCGAGGACCCGGACGAGGCCCTTGACCGCCTCACCGGGCAGCGGGTGCCCGTCGTCAAGGCGCAGCTGTCCGCCGCCCTGCACGCCGAACACCCCGAGCGGCCCGAAGTGCGCGCCGCCCTCGCCGAGTTCGTCGAGGACCGCTTCCTCCACCAGACCAGGGAACGCGGCGCGGACGGCACCGTCGACGCCCGCGACGACCTGGACGAGGCGCTGGCCGGCGTCCACCCGCTCCCGGCGGCGGGCCCCTGGCGCGTCCACCACCACATCCCGCTGCACGCCACCCCGGCCGAACCGCTGGCCACCACGCTTCCCGTGCTGGAACGGACGCTTGCCCGGCTGGTCGGCGGCGACCGGCCGCTGACCCACCACCTGGAGGTGGAGACCTACACCTGGCAGGTGCTCCCGCCCGCCCTGCGCCCCACCGACGCCGACCAGCTCGCCGACGGCATCGCCGCCGAACTGGCCCTGGCACGGGACATGTTGACCGCCCTCGGCCTCACAGAGCTGCCGTGA
- a CDS encoding TatD family hydrolase: protein MRIFDPHIHMTSRTTDDYRAMRDSGVQALVEPSFWLGQPRTSVGSFLDYFDALLGWEPYRASQYGIAHHCALALNPKEANDPRCVPVLAELDRYLRKDSVVAVGEIGYDSMTPAEDEALAAQLQLAVDHELPALVHTPHRDKVAGVTRTVDAVRASALPTERVLLDHLNETTVKAAKDSGCWLGFSVYPDTKMDEERMVRLLREYGPEKVLVNSAADWGNSDPLKTRKVADAMLADGFDEDDVDLVLWRNPVAFYSLSGRLDLGERPEADDYAGNVLRRGTPIDG, encoded by the coding sequence ATGCGCATCTTCGACCCGCATATCCACATGACCTCCCGCACCACCGACGACTACCGCGCCATGCGGGACTCGGGCGTCCAGGCCCTGGTCGAGCCGTCGTTCTGGCTCGGCCAGCCCCGCACCTCCGTCGGCAGCTTCCTCGACTACTTCGACGCGCTCCTCGGCTGGGAGCCCTACCGCGCCTCCCAGTACGGCATCGCCCACCACTGCGCGCTGGCCCTCAACCCCAAGGAGGCCAACGACCCGCGCTGCGTCCCCGTCCTGGCCGAGCTGGACCGCTACCTCCGCAAGGACAGCGTGGTCGCCGTCGGCGAGATCGGCTACGACTCGATGACGCCGGCCGAGGACGAGGCGCTCGCCGCGCAGCTGCAACTCGCCGTCGACCACGAGCTACCGGCCCTGGTGCACACCCCGCACCGCGACAAGGTCGCCGGCGTCACCCGCACCGTGGACGCGGTCCGCGCCTCGGCGCTGCCCACCGAGCGGGTGCTGCTCGACCACCTCAACGAGACCACGGTCAAGGCCGCCAAGGACAGCGGCTGCTGGCTCGGCTTCTCCGTCTACCCGGACACCAAGATGGACGAGGAGAGGATGGTCCGGCTGCTGCGCGAGTACGGCCCCGAGAAGGTGCTCGTCAACTCGGCGGCCGACTGGGGCAACAGCGACCCGCTGAAGACCCGCAAGGTCGCCGACGCCATGCTCGCCGACGGCTTCGACGAGGACGACGTCGACCTCGTCCTGTGGCGCAACCCGGTCGCCTTCTACTCCCTCTCCGGGCGGCTCGACCTCGGCGAACGCCCCGAGGCCGACGACTACGCCGGCAACGTGCTGCGGCGCGGCACCCCGATCGACGGCTGA
- a CDS encoding EboA domain-containing protein, giving the protein MPFPSTPDSPRAGLVDGVAPPAGEALRAALLDHLAPAAGEWLEAALDEGADREAAFAVAARRVGREPLPGTGLPAADAARILLLTAAAPDAATVTRLYQQGDAAERRAVLHALPQLPVGADAVPLVEDALRANDNRLIAAAVGRYAARHLDAHQWRHAVLKCVFTGVPLTAVAGLTDRADAELARMLEDFAAERRAAGRPVPDDVARALALTPHPQES; this is encoded by the coding sequence ATGCCGTTCCCCAGCACTCCCGACTCCCCCCGTGCCGGCCTCGTCGATGGCGTCGCCCCGCCGGCAGGCGAGGCGTTGCGTGCCGCGCTCCTCGACCACCTCGCGCCGGCGGCGGGCGAGTGGCTGGAGGCCGCGCTCGACGAGGGCGCCGACCGGGAGGCCGCGTTCGCCGTCGCGGCCCGCCGCGTCGGCCGTGAGCCGCTGCCCGGCACCGGGCTGCCGGCCGCCGACGCCGCCCGGATCCTGCTGCTGACCGCCGCCGCCCCCGACGCCGCCACCGTCACCCGCCTCTACCAGCAGGGCGACGCCGCCGAACGCCGCGCCGTGCTGCACGCCCTGCCCCAGCTGCCGGTCGGCGCCGACGCCGTCCCCCTCGTCGAGGACGCGCTGCGCGCCAACGACAACCGGCTGATCGCCGCCGCCGTCGGCCGCTACGCCGCCCGCCACCTCGACGCGCACCAGTGGCGGCACGCCGTCCTCAAATGCGTCTTCACCGGGGTCCCGCTCACCGCCGTCGCCGGCCTCACCGACCGCGCCGACGCCGAACTCGCCCGGATGCTTGAGGACTTCGCCGCCGAACGCCGAGCCGCCGGCCGCCCCGTACCCGACGACGTCGCGCGCGCCCTCGCGCTGACGCCGCACCCCCAGGAGTCCTGA
- a CDS encoding SCO3242 family prenyltransferase, whose product MTGGSARAWLELVRGPAALTVPGDTLAGAASAGGVPHREAALALGSSVCLYWAGMALNDWADRAEDARDRPHRPLPSGRIHPAAAFGAAAGLTAAGIALAGAANRAQLATATALAATVWAYDLGLKHTPAGPVAMGAARGLDLLMGSAASGRVPRAALPPAALLAAHTTAVTHVSRHEVDGGSRAAPLAALATTAGVAAAVARPGGPDAGTAQGCAASYLLTAAPALARAARQPTGEHTKQGVVNGLAALVPLQAGLAARAGARRSVPVLLTLLAATRRLSRKVTPT is encoded by the coding sequence GTGACCGGCGGCAGCGCCCGCGCCTGGCTTGAGCTGGTGCGCGGGCCGGCCGCGCTGACCGTGCCGGGGGACACCCTGGCCGGCGCCGCCTCCGCCGGCGGGGTGCCACACCGCGAAGCGGCGCTCGCCCTGGGCAGTTCGGTCTGCCTCTACTGGGCCGGCATGGCGCTCAACGACTGGGCCGACCGGGCCGAGGACGCGCGCGACCGCCCGCACCGCCCGCTCCCCTCGGGACGGATCCACCCCGCCGCCGCCTTCGGCGCCGCCGCGGGGCTCACCGCCGCCGGGATCGCCCTGGCCGGCGCCGCCAACCGGGCCCAACTCGCCACCGCCACCGCCCTGGCCGCCACCGTCTGGGCCTATGACCTGGGGCTCAAGCACACCCCGGCGGGCCCCGTCGCCATGGGCGCCGCCCGGGGCCTCGACCTGCTGATGGGCTCGGCCGCCAGCGGCCGGGTGCCGCGCGCCGCGCTGCCCCCCGCCGCGCTGCTCGCCGCCCACACCACCGCCGTCACCCATGTCTCCCGGCACGAGGTGGACGGCGGCTCGCGCGCCGCGCCGCTCGCCGCGCTCGCCACCACGGCCGGCGTGGCCGCCGCCGTGGCCCGCCCCGGCGGTCCTGACGCCGGCACCGCGCAGGGCTGCGCCGCCAGCTATCTCCTCACCGCCGCCCCCGCGTTGGCCCGCGCCGCGCGGCAGCCCACCGGCGAACACACCAAGCAGGGCGTGGTCAACGGCCTGGCGGCCCTGGTGCCGCTCCAGGCCGGGCTCGCCGCCAGGGCCGGCGCCCGCCGCTCCGTCCCCGTGCTGCTCACCCTGCTGGCCGCCACCCGCCGGCTGTCGAGGAAGGTGACCCCCACATGA
- a CDS encoding ThuA domain-containing protein, producing MRRIGYLAAGGLLAAAALPAVAASASTDAGATADGGTAIAADPFDVLVFSKTAGFRHDSIETGIETITQLGAENDFSVTATEDSAEFTEENLAQYEAVIFLSTTGDVLDDTQQAAFEGYIQSGGGYVGVHAAADTEYDWAWYDGLAGALFDSHPHIQEATINVEDHDHPATAHLGDTWDRTDEWYNYRTNPRETSRVLASLDESSYEGGNMEGDHPIAWCKEYDGGLAFYTGGGHTIESFAEPDFRQHLLGGIQYAAGQTDADCSVDGGEDPDPGRTPIFDGSGTEGWTQAGPGEFVLDEEEGTLTSVGGMGLFYYEAQEYTDFSLVLDWRQEGDSNSGIFVGAPVSDDPMDAVNQGYEIQIDDTDEPDRTTGAVYGFQSADIEARDAALNPNGEWNTYELRVEGDRLQIFLNDTLINDFTNTDEARTLAGHIGIQNHGNEDTVQFRDISVQELAPAADYTPIFDGSGTEGWTQAGPGEFVLDEEEGTLTSVGGMGLFYYEAKAYTDYSLVLDWRQEGDSNSGIFVGAPVSDDPWDAVNQGFEIQIDDTDAPERTTGAVYTFQSADIEARDAALNPNGEWNTYELRVEGDRLQIFLNEVLINDFTNTYEGRSLAGHIGLQNHGDADTVQFRDVRVQELTPTPPPPPPPPPPPHPAPPPPPRPPPPAPAPPPPGAAGRPPGGPPPPPPGAPARAEPGHAAHVAGPRALPFRSCTESRDMTTAPQERVGVWLIGARGSVATTTVAGHAAIAAGLHPFTGLVTAGPEFAGAVLPPLDGLVFGGHDTAPTPLPKRAEQLAEAGVLPPGLPAAVADDLTRAEAEIRPGGPQADDPRDDQELIAAFAADISTFQRRNDLARTVVVHLASTEPVPAADEPRAPASSLYAAAAIEAGCSYVNFTPASGMHAPGLAERAARAGLPHAGRDGKTGQTLLRAVLAPMFAQRALAVRAWSGSNLLGGGDGATLADPQAAAAKNAGKARALADNLGETPEGTTHIDHVPALGDWKTAWDHIAFDGFLGTRMVLQTIWQGCDSALAAPLVLDLARLVSRAHASGMAGPVPGLGFFFKDPDTPPPGLAEQYRELLGLAERLAGRS from the coding sequence ATGAGACGGATCGGCTATCTCGCGGCCGGCGGCCTGCTCGCCGCCGCGGCGCTGCCCGCGGTCGCCGCCAGCGCGTCGACCGACGCCGGCGCGACGGCCGACGGCGGCACCGCGATCGCGGCCGACCCCTTCGACGTGCTGGTCTTCTCCAAGACCGCGGGATTCCGGCACGACTCGATCGAGACCGGCATCGAGACCATCACCCAACTCGGTGCCGAGAACGACTTCTCGGTGACCGCCACCGAGGACTCGGCCGAGTTCACCGAGGAGAACCTCGCCCAGTACGAGGCGGTGATCTTCCTCTCCACCACGGGCGATGTCCTCGACGACACCCAACAGGCCGCGTTCGAGGGCTACATCCAGAGCGGCGGCGGCTACGTCGGCGTCCACGCCGCGGCCGACACCGAGTACGACTGGGCGTGGTACGACGGCCTGGCCGGCGCGCTCTTCGACTCGCACCCGCACATCCAGGAAGCCACGATCAACGTCGAGGACCACGACCACCCGGCGACCGCCCACCTGGGCGACACCTGGGACCGGACCGACGAGTGGTACAACTACCGCACCAACCCCCGGGAGACCTCCCGCGTACTGGCCTCGCTCGACGAGTCCAGCTACGAGGGCGGCAACATGGAGGGCGACCACCCGATCGCCTGGTGCAAGGAGTACGACGGCGGCCTCGCGTTCTACACCGGCGGCGGCCACACCATCGAGTCCTTCGCCGAGCCGGACTTCCGGCAGCACCTGCTGGGCGGCATCCAGTACGCCGCCGGCCAGACCGACGCGGACTGCTCCGTCGACGGCGGCGAGGACCCGGACCCGGGCCGCACCCCGATCTTCGACGGCTCGGGCACCGAGGGCTGGACGCAGGCAGGGCCCGGTGAGTTCGTGCTCGACGAGGAGGAGGGCACCCTCACCAGCGTCGGCGGGATGGGCCTCTTCTACTACGAGGCCCAGGAGTACACCGACTTCTCGCTGGTGCTTGACTGGCGCCAGGAGGGCGACTCCAACTCCGGGATCTTCGTGGGCGCCCCCGTCAGCGACGACCCGATGGACGCCGTCAACCAGGGCTACGAGATCCAGATCGACGACACCGACGAGCCCGACCGGACGACGGGCGCCGTCTACGGCTTCCAGTCGGCCGACATCGAGGCCAGGGACGCCGCGCTGAACCCCAACGGCGAGTGGAACACCTACGAGCTGCGGGTCGAGGGCGACCGTCTCCAGATCTTCCTCAACGACACCCTGATCAACGACTTCACCAACACCGACGAGGCCCGCACCCTCGCCGGCCACATCGGGATCCAGAACCACGGCAACGAGGACACCGTCCAGTTCCGCGACATCAGCGTCCAGGAACTGGCCCCCGCGGCCGACTACACCCCGATCTTCGACGGCTCGGGCACCGAGGGCTGGACGCAGGCAGGGCCCGGTGAGTTCGTGCTCGACGAGGAGGAGGGCACCCTCACCAGCGTCGGCGGGATGGGCCTCTTCTACTACGAGGCGAAGGCGTACACGGACTACTCGCTGGTGCTTGACTGGCGCCAGGAGGGCGACTCCAACTCCGGGATCTTCGTGGGCGCCCCCGTCAGCGACGACCCCTGGGACGCCGTGAACCAGGGCTTCGAGATCCAGATCGACGACACCGACGCGCCGGAGCGGACGACGGGTGCCGTCTACACCTTCCAGTCGGCCGACATCGAGGCCAGGGACGCCGCGCTGAACCCCAACGGCGAGTGGAACACCTACGAGCTGCGGGTCGAGGGCGACCGTCTCCAGATCTTCCTCAACGAGGTGCTGATCAACGACTTCACCAACACCTACGAGGGCCGTAGCCTTGCGGGACACATCGGACTCCAGAACCACGGCGACGCCGACACCGTGCAGTTCCGCGACGTCCGAGTGCAGGAGCTGACCCCCACCCCCCCCCCCCCCCCCCCCCCCCCCCCCCCCCCCCACCCCGCCCCCCCCCCCCCCCCCCGCCCCCCCCCCCCCGCCCCCGCCCCCCCCCCCCCCGGGGCCGCCGGGCGCCCCCCGGGGGGCCCCCCCCCCCCCCCCCCCGGGGCCCCCGCCCGCGCGGAGCCCGGCCACGCCGCACACGTGGCCGGGCCCCGCGCCCTTCCCTTCCGCAGCTGCACAGAAAGCCGCGACATGACAACAGCACCCCAGGAGCGCGTCGGAGTCTGGCTGATCGGCGCCCGTGGCTCGGTCGCCACCACCACGGTGGCCGGCCACGCCGCCATCGCCGCCGGCCTCCACCCCTTCACCGGACTCGTCACCGCAGGCCCTGAGTTCGCCGGGGCGGTACTGCCCCCGCTGGACGGGCTGGTGTTCGGTGGCCACGACACCGCACCCACCCCTCTCCCGAAACGCGCCGAACAGCTCGCCGAGGCGGGGGTGTTGCCCCCCGGGCTGCCCGCCGCCGTCGCCGACGACCTCACCCGCGCCGAGGCCGAGATCCGCCCCGGCGGCCCCCAGGCGGACGATCCCCGCGACGACCAGGAGCTGATCGCGGCCTTCGCCGCCGACATCAGCACCTTCCAACGCCGCAACGACCTCGCCCGCACCGTCGTCGTCCACCTGGCCAGCACCGAACCGGTGCCGGCGGCCGACGAACCCCGCGCCCCGGCCAGCTCGCTCTACGCGGCGGCGGCCATCGAGGCCGGCTGCTCCTATGTCAACTTCACCCCCGCCAGCGGCATGCACGCCCCCGGCCTCGCCGAACGCGCCGCGCGCGCCGGCCTGCCGCACGCCGGGCGCGACGGCAAGACCGGGCAGACCCTGCTGCGCGCCGTGCTCGCCCCGATGTTCGCGCAGCGCGCGCTCGCCGTGCGGGCCTGGTCGGGCAGCAACCTGCTCGGCGGCGGCGACGGCGCCACGCTCGCCGACCCGCAGGCCGCGGCGGCCAAGAACGCCGGCAAGGCCAGGGCGTTGGCCGACAACCTCGGCGAAACGCCCGAGGGCACCACCCATATCGACCATGTGCCGGCGCTCGGCGACTGGAAGACCGCCTGGGACCACATCGCCTTCGACGGGTTCCTCGGCACCCGGATGGTGCTCCAGACCATCTGGCAGGGCTGCGACTCGGCGCTCGCCGCACCCCTCGTCCTCGACCTCGCCCGACTCGTCTCCCGCGCCCACGCGTCGGGGATGGCGGGCCCCGTGCCGGGGCTCGGCTTCTTCTTCAAGGACCCCGACACCCCACCGCCAGGACTGGCCGAGCAGTACCGCGAACTGCTCGGGCTCGCCGAGCGGCTGGCCGGCCGCTCGTGA
- a CDS encoding PQQ-dependent sugar dehydrogenase, translating to MHRRFRAALAAVAGLSLAAVGTVVSQQAATAAPPPLEEFQQVTLAKGEAEMGEPMTLAVLPDTSVLHTSRDGTVRLTDANGSTKVAGQVPVYSHDEEGLQGIGVDPDFEDNRFVYLYYAPPLDTPGGDSPAEGTPEDFAPYDGVNRLSRFVLNEDGTLDSGSEVEILDVAASRGQCCHVGGDIDFDAEGNLYLSTGDDTNPFASDGYTPIDDRDNRNPAFDARRSSGNTNDLRGKVLRIHVEDDGSYTIPSGNLFAPGTEGARDEIYAMGFRNPFRMSVDKATGVVYVGDYGPDAGSADPGRGPGGLVEFNRITEPGNFGWPYCVGDNEPYVDYDFGSGTSGSTFDCSAPVNDSRNNTGLAEVPPAQPAWIPYDGTSVPEFGGGSESPMAGPVYNYDPDLDSAVKFPESMDGTFFATEFGRQWIKAIELDAGGGVDGIHDFLWEGTQVMDSAFGPDGALYVLDYGLGWFSGDENSALYRIEYTSGVQSPIAEASADVSSGPAPLEVGFSSEGSRDPGGAELSYAWDFGDGATSDEANPTHTYTDTGTFTAELTVTNPSGATGGASVRIAVGNSAPEVNIVLPGDGALVDFGEAVPFEVEVTDAEDAEINCDNVTVTFILGHDSHGHPQTSTTGCSGTLQTLADGEHDPNANIFGVWNAEYVDSGAGDAPPLTGSDQVVSQTKQRQAEHFGDAEGVQSATAPGAHGGSVAAVTDGGWISFEPYLLSNAQDFTARVASEGGSGTIEVRADAPDGELLGTVEVGDTGGLDSYEDVSTALSGQPAGTVTLHLVFSGGPFHLDDFTFSTSSEE from the coding sequence GTGCACAGGAGATTCAGAGCCGCACTCGCGGCAGTGGCGGGCCTCTCGCTCGCCGCCGTGGGTACGGTCGTCAGCCAGCAGGCGGCCACGGCCGCCCCCCCACCGCTGGAGGAGTTCCAGCAGGTCACGCTCGCCAAGGGCGAGGCCGAGATGGGCGAGCCCATGACGCTCGCCGTGCTGCCGGACACCTCGGTGCTGCACACGTCGAGGGACGGCACCGTCCGGCTCACCGACGCGAACGGCTCCACCAAGGTGGCCGGTCAGGTGCCGGTCTACAGCCATGACGAGGAGGGCCTCCAAGGCATCGGGGTCGACCCGGACTTCGAGGACAACCGTTTCGTCTACCTGTACTACGCACCGCCGTTGGACACCCCGGGCGGCGACTCGCCGGCCGAGGGCACCCCGGAGGACTTCGCGCCCTACGACGGCGTCAACCGGCTCTCCCGTTTCGTGTTGAACGAGGACGGCACCCTCGACAGCGGCAGCGAGGTCGAGATCCTCGACGTCGCCGCCAGCCGGGGCCAGTGCTGCCACGTCGGCGGTGACATCGACTTCGACGCCGAGGGCAACCTCTATCTCTCCACGGGCGACGACACCAACCCGTTCGCGTCCGACGGCTACACGCCGATCGACGACCGGGACAACCGCAACCCGGCGTTCGACGCCAGGCGCTCCTCGGGCAACACCAACGACCTGCGGGGCAAGGTCCTGCGCATCCATGTCGAGGACGACGGCAGCTACACCATCCCGTCGGGCAACCTCTTCGCGCCCGGCACCGAGGGCGCCCGCGACGAGATCTACGCGATGGGCTTCCGCAACCCGTTCCGGATGAGCGTGGACAAGGCCACCGGCGTCGTCTACGTCGGCGACTACGGACCCGACGCCGGCTCCGCCGACCCGGGCCGCGGCCCCGGCGGCCTGGTGGAGTTCAACCGCATCACCGAGCCGGGCAACTTCGGCTGGCCCTACTGCGTGGGCGACAACGAGCCCTATGTCGACTACGACTTCGGCAGCGGCACCTCGGGCAGCACCTTCGACTGCTCGGCGCCGGTCAACGACTCGCGCAACAACACGGGCCTCGCCGAGGTGCCGCCGGCCCAGCCCGCGTGGATACCCTACGACGGCACCTCCGTCCCCGAGTTCGGCGGCGGCTCCGAATCGCCCATGGCGGGCCCGGTCTACAACTACGACCCGGACCTCGACTCGGCCGTCAAGTTCCCCGAGTCCATGGACGGCACGTTCTTCGCCACCGAGTTCGGCCGCCAGTGGATCAAGGCCATCGAGCTGGACGCCGGCGGCGGCGTCGACGGCATCCACGACTTCCTCTGGGAAGGCACCCAGGTCATGGACAGCGCCTTCGGCCCCGACGGCGCGCTCTACGTCCTCGACTACGGGCTCGGCTGGTTCTCGGGCGACGAGAACAGCGCCCTCTACCGCATCGAGTACACCAGCGGCGTCCAGTCGCCCATCGCCGAGGCATCGGCCGACGTGAGCTCGGGACCGGCCCCGCTGGAGGTCGGCTTCAGCTCCGAGGGCAGCCGCGACCCGGGCGGCGCCGAACTCAGCTACGCCTGGGACTTCGGCGACGGCGCCACATCGGACGAGGCGAACCCGACCCACACCTACACGGACACCGGCACCTTCACCGCCGAACTGACGGTGACCAACCCGTCGGGAGCCACCGGTGGCGCCTCCGTGCGGATCGCCGTCGGCAACAGCGCCCCCGAGGTCAACATCGTGCTGCCGGGTGACGGCGCCCTGGTCGACTTCGGCGAAGCCGTGCCCTTCGAGGTGGAGGTCACCGACGCCGAGGACGCCGAGATCAACTGCGACAACGTCACCGTGACCTTCATCCTGGGCCACGACTCGCACGGCCACCCGCAGACCTCGACCACCGGCTGCTCCGGCACCCTCCAGACCCTCGCCGACGGCGAACACGACCCCAACGCCAACATCTTCGGGGTCTGGAACGCCGAGTACGTCGACTCGGGCGCCGGTGACGCCCCGCCGCTGACCGGGAGCGACCAGGTCGTCTCCCAGACCAAGCAGCGGCAGGCCGAGCACTTCGGCGACGCCGAGGGCGTCCAGTCGGCGACCGCGCCGGGGGCCCACGGCGGCAGCGTCGCCGCGGTGACGGACGGCGGCTGGATCTCCTTCGAGCCCTATCTGCTCAGCAACGCCCAGGACTTCACCGCACGCGTCGCCTCCGAGGGCGGCAGCGGCACCATCGAGGTCCGCGCGGACGCGCCGGACGGCGAACTCCTCGGCACCGTCGAGGTGGGCGACACCGGCGGCCTCGACAGCTACGAGGACGTCAGCACCGCGCTGTCCGGCCAGCCGGCCGGGACCGTGACCCTCCATCTCGTGTTCAGCGGAGGCCCGTTCCACCTGGACGACTTCACCTTCAGCACCAGCAGTGAGGAGTGA
- a CDS encoding TetR/AcrR family transcriptional regulator: MPEAAPPRPVGARRRDEILRIAMETFATRGYHNASLAEIAERSGLTQAGVLHHFRTKAGLLTGVLELRDKSDIDALGDGRPHGLGLLRHLVATARRNAEREGIVRLYTVLSAESVTEGHPAQEYFRSRYEGLRAMVITALEEAAEVGELPPTRELPELASAIIAVMDGLQVQWLLDQSTVDMARATDRVITALIGVPLPPEE, encoded by the coding sequence ATGCCCGAAGCAGCGCCGCCACGTCCGGTAGGTGCCCGGCGGCGTGACGAGATTCTGCGCATCGCCATGGAGACCTTCGCGACCCGTGGCTACCACAACGCCTCGCTCGCCGAGATCGCCGAGCGGTCCGGGCTCACCCAGGCCGGCGTCCTGCACCACTTCCGCACCAAGGCGGGACTGCTGACCGGGGTGTTGGAGCTGCGGGACAAGTCCGATATCGACGCGCTCGGCGACGGCCGCCCGCACGGCCTCGGCCTGCTGCGGCACCTGGTGGCCACGGCGCGCCGGAACGCCGAGCGGGAGGGCATCGTCCGGCTCTACACGGTGCTTTCGGCGGAGAGCGTCACCGAGGGGCATCCGGCGCAGGAGTACTTCCGCAGCCGCTACGAGGGGCTGCGCGCGATGGTGATCACGGCGCTCGAAGAGGCGGCCGAGGTCGGCGAGTTGCCGCCGACGCGGGAGCTGCCCGAGCTGGCCAGCGCGATCATCGCGGTGATGGACGGCCTCCAGGTGCAGTGGCTGCTCGACCAAAGCACCGTGGACATGGCCCGGGCCACCGACCGGGTGATCACCGCCCTGATCGGGGTGCCGCTGCCGCCCGAGGAGTGA